A genomic segment from Neobacillus sp. YX16 encodes:
- the cspD gene encoding cold-shock protein CspD: MQNGKVKWFNNEKGFGFIEVEGGDDVFVHFSAITGEGFKSLEEGQEVSFEIVEGNRGPQAANVVKL, encoded by the coding sequence ATGCAAAACGGTAAAGTAAAATGGTTCAACAATGAAAAAGGTTTTGGTTTTATCGAAGTTGAAGGCGGAGACGATGTATTCGTACATTTCAGCGCTATTACTGGCGAAGGCTTCAAGTCTTTAGAAGAAGGCCAAGAAGTTTCTTTCGAAATCGTTGAAGGAAACCGCGGACCACAAGCTGCTAACGTAGTAAAACTTTAA
- a CDS encoding zinc-finger domain-containing protein, which produces MKNSSRRELFNHVESLLGQYCNGCFVHQQFKQDGGRRFAHRFCISQCTVGEKLQEYGKRLT; this is translated from the coding sequence GTGAAAAATTCCAGTAGAAGAGAACTGTTTAATCATGTTGAATCCTTATTAGGCCAATACTGTAATGGCTGTTTTGTCCATCAACAGTTTAAACAAGATGGAGGCAGGAGGTTTGCCCATCGGTTTTGTATTTCACAATGCACCGTTGGGGAAAAACTGCAGGAATATGGAAAAAGGCTGACATGA
- a CDS encoding ribonuclease H family protein gives MKYKLEWNYKTGKNEKIQFTSDWISTELAIQAGEELEKLGKASDIYFYDEIGTSWILKELKKLVTEIEDDPHEITVYFDGGFQKETNTAGLGVVIFFKQGKKKYRIRANEMFDELETNNEAEYAAFYYALTLLEELGVHHLPCEFKGDSQVVLKQLEGEWPCYEDVLNAWLDRIEEKIKALSLTPKYTPIPRNDNKEADKLATQALEGKEIFAKTQII, from the coding sequence ATGAAATATAAACTTGAGTGGAATTATAAGACAGGCAAAAATGAAAAAATACAATTCACCTCTGATTGGATATCTACAGAATTGGCTATACAAGCTGGTGAAGAGCTTGAAAAGCTAGGTAAAGCAAGTGACATCTACTTTTATGATGAGATAGGTACATCGTGGATATTAAAGGAACTGAAAAAGCTGGTAACTGAGATTGAAGATGATCCTCATGAAATCACTGTATATTTTGATGGAGGATTTCAAAAGGAAACCAATACAGCAGGTCTTGGTGTGGTTATATTTTTTAAACAAGGGAAAAAGAAATATCGAATTAGGGCGAACGAAATGTTCGATGAATTGGAAACAAATAATGAAGCAGAATATGCTGCCTTTTATTATGCATTAACGCTTTTAGAGGAATTAGGTGTGCATCATCTGCCTTGTGAATTTAAAGGGGACTCACAGGTAGTCTTAAAGCAGCTTGAAGGAGAATGGCCGTGCTATGAGGATGTGCTCAATGCTTGGCTAGACAGGATTGAAGAAAAAATCAAGGCACTTTCGCTGACGCCAAAGTACACACCGATTCCAAGAAATGATAATAAAGAAGCAGATAAATTGGCTACTCAGGCGTTAGAGGGGAAAGAAATTTTTGCAAAGACACAAATAATTTAA
- a CDS encoding reverse transcriptase-like protein: MIEVYIDGASAGNPGPSGAGIFIKGNGTAEKFSLPLGMMSNHEAEYHAFIKALELCLEKGYSHSVVSFRTDSELVNKAVEKEFAKNKLYAPLLEQALKLTKQFDLFFMKWIPSIENKVADELARLAIRKNILEEE, encoded by the coding sequence ATGATTGAAGTCTACATAGACGGTGCCAGTGCTGGCAACCCGGGACCAAGCGGTGCTGGAATTTTTATCAAAGGGAATGGAACAGCAGAAAAATTTTCACTCCCGCTCGGAATGATGTCAAATCACGAGGCTGAGTACCATGCCTTCATTAAAGCATTAGAGCTTTGCTTAGAAAAAGGGTATTCCCACAGTGTTGTATCCTTTCGAACGGATTCAGAATTAGTCAATAAAGCTGTTGAGAAGGAATTTGCAAAAAATAAACTTTATGCTCCTCTTCTAGAACAGGCATTAAAGTTAACGAAACAATTTGATTTATTTTTTATGAAGTGGATTCCAAGCATCGAAAATAAAGTAGCGGATGAATTGGCCCGCCTTGCAATCCGAAAAAATATATTGGAGGAAGAGTAA
- a CDS encoding DMT family transporter, with protein sequence MKKPIFADISLLFVTFIWGTTFVLVQNAIGLLEPFSFNGVRFLAAAFMLLLWLLIFERKQLAFINVKMVASGVFIGFWLFLGYAAQTIGLLYTTTSKAGFITGLSVIFVPLFSMFLLKQFPSRNVVIGVSIATFGLFLLTMTDISSLNIGDGFVFICAISFALQIIFTGKFSSKYPTLLLTVIQISTVAILSIISSFFLEDWRKSFNTEILFSKDVIIALIITSIFATALAFLIQTNFQKYTTATRVALIFAMEPVFAAIAGYYWAAERLSYSALFGCLLILAGMIFAELPVNKFPLLKKDKSFQG encoded by the coding sequence ATGAAAAAGCCTATTTTTGCTGATATCAGCTTACTTTTTGTTACATTTATTTGGGGTACAACGTTTGTCCTTGTTCAAAATGCGATTGGACTGCTCGAACCCTTTTCATTTAATGGAGTCCGTTTTCTAGCCGCAGCATTTATGCTGTTATTATGGCTTCTAATCTTTGAACGAAAGCAGCTTGCTTTTATTAACGTAAAAATGGTTGCCTCAGGTGTGTTTATTGGGTTTTGGCTCTTCCTTGGGTACGCGGCCCAAACGATTGGCCTATTATACACTACCACTTCTAAAGCAGGCTTTATTACAGGGTTGAGTGTGATCTTCGTTCCACTTTTTTCAATGTTTTTATTAAAACAGTTTCCGAGCAGGAATGTAGTAATCGGGGTTTCAATTGCGACCTTTGGTTTATTTCTGCTTACGATGACAGACATTTCCTCATTAAATATTGGAGATGGCTTTGTTTTCATTTGTGCCATAAGCTTTGCCCTTCAAATCATTTTCACTGGAAAGTTCTCAAGCAAATATCCAACTTTATTGTTAACAGTCATACAGATTTCAACTGTAGCGATATTATCCATTATTTCATCCTTTTTCTTAGAGGATTGGAGAAAATCCTTTAATACAGAAATTTTATTCTCGAAAGATGTAATCATCGCGTTAATCATTACGAGTATTTTTGCTACCGCTTTAGCATTTTTGATTCAAACAAATTTTCAAAAATATACAACTGCGACCAGGGTGGCGTTAATTTTTGCGATGGAACCAGTTTTTGCGGCCATAGCAGGCTATTACTGGGCAGCTGAACGTCTATCTTATAGTGCCCTATTTGGCTGCTTACTGATTTTAGCAGGGATGATTTTTGCTGAGCTTCCTGTGAACAAATTCCCTTTACTAAAAAAAGATAAGAGCTTTCAAGGTTAA
- a CDS encoding DUF6123 family protein: protein MEKPVRTVDEYLHYLEGKGFQFQEDAIGFIYFGKHYTNASDELINSAIEITLKAQKTFDGSFYVSLLETLVSSKIQTRNAALKFVKEQELVAI, encoded by the coding sequence ATGGAGAAGCCAGTGCGAACAGTTGATGAGTACTTGCACTACCTAGAAGGAAAAGGATTTCAATTTCAAGAGGATGCAATTGGGTTTATTTATTTTGGAAAACATTATACGAATGCTTCCGATGAATTGATTAATTCCGCGATAGAGATCACATTAAAAGCCCAAAAAACCTTTGATGGCAGCTTTTATGTGTCATTATTAGAAACCCTTGTTTCGAGCAAAATACAAACAAGAAATGCGGCCCTGAAGTTTGTTAAAGAACAAGAATTAGTGGCAATATAG
- a CDS encoding divergent PAP2 family protein yields the protein MNKGVYLALSSIGLAQGLKIPIHYYKKKEWRPDLFFQTGGMPSSHSAGVSTLTTYIALQRGLPTFDFALSLVYGLIVMYDAQGIRRQTGELTLKVNSMHDLIEKVDKEESVEFEQEAPKKLKEMLGHQPEEVIGGAILGALVGVIGHLCTKKSRKLSKFKLKSDSRWF from the coding sequence ATGAACAAAGGTGTTTATTTAGCCCTTTCTAGTATTGGTTTAGCACAGGGCTTAAAGATTCCCATTCATTATTACAAAAAGAAAGAGTGGCGCCCAGACCTCTTTTTCCAAACAGGTGGGATGCCGAGCTCCCACTCAGCTGGAGTTTCAACATTAACCACCTATATTGCTTTACAAAGAGGGCTGCCAACATTTGATTTTGCTCTATCGCTGGTTTATGGATTAATTGTTATGTACGACGCCCAAGGAATACGGCGGCAAACAGGTGAACTTACCTTAAAAGTTAATTCTATGCATGATTTAATTGAAAAAGTTGATAAAGAAGAAAGTGTAGAATTTGAACAAGAAGCTCCAAAAAAGTTAAAGGAAATGTTAGGTCATCAGCCTGAAGAAGTAATTGGCGGTGCCATTCTTGGGGCATTAGTCGGAGTAATTGGGCATTTATGCACAAAAAAGAGTAGAAAATTGTCGAAATTTAAGTTAAAATCTGATAGTAGATGGTTTTAA
- the sspL gene encoding small, acid-soluble spore protein L: MSKNGHANRGVKAPGVNPQGYGQDAEFAEEPKSKLENAQKKKNTK, from the coding sequence ATGAGCAAAAACGGTCATGCTAATCGCGGTGTAAAGGCTCCTGGGGTTAATCCACAAGGATATGGTCAAGATGCAGAGTTCGCTGAGGAACCAAAAAGCAAATTAGAAAATGCACAAAAGAAAAAAAACACAAAATAA
- a CDS encoding TatD family hydrolase — protein MEKLIDAHIHLDQYDDIEIAALSEETEAIEALVSVSMNLDSCKRNLILSERYPIVKPAFGFHPEQLLPTEKELDELINWMRVNKDKMIAVGEVGLPYFMRAENKVTKKDFGRYIELLEIFVNLAKKWEKPISLHAVYSDAPVVCDLLEKYSVSKAHFHWFKGDQRTTERMLANGYFVSITPEVAMEEPENVALVRSYSINQIMVETDGPWPFEGRFSGKRTHPLMMKESLEKIAEIKGMNIQDINTQIRNNTKIFFNIN, from the coding sequence ATGGAGAAGCTAATAGACGCACATATTCATTTAGATCAATATGATGACATTGAAATTGCCGCGCTATCTGAGGAGACGGAAGCCATTGAAGCACTTGTTTCAGTTTCGATGAATCTGGATTCCTGTAAGAGGAACCTTATTTTATCAGAACGATATCCCATCGTAAAACCAGCATTTGGTTTTCATCCTGAGCAGCTTCTACCAACAGAAAAAGAACTTGATGAACTAATAAACTGGATGAGAGTTAACAAAGACAAAATGATCGCTGTAGGAGAAGTAGGGCTGCCATATTTTATGAGGGCAGAAAATAAAGTCACAAAAAAAGACTTTGGCCGCTATATTGAGTTGCTTGAAATATTTGTGAATCTAGCGAAAAAGTGGGAAAAGCCTATCTCTCTTCATGCGGTCTATTCTGATGCCCCAGTAGTTTGTGATCTTCTTGAAAAGTATTCTGTTTCTAAGGCTCATTTTCACTGGTTTAAAGGGGATCAACGGACAACCGAGAGAATGCTGGCTAACGGATACTTTGTTTCAATTACTCCAGAGGTTGCCATGGAAGAACCAGAAAACGTCGCTTTAGTTCGAAGCTATTCGATAAATCAAATTATGGTTGAAACAGACGGCCCATGGCCCTTTGAAGGCCGATTTTCTGGAAAAAGAACACACCCCCTTATGATGAAGGAGTCGCTTGAAAAAATAGCGGAAATCAAAGGAATGAATATTCAGGATATAAACACTCAAATTCGAAACAATACCAAAATCTTTTTTAATATTAATTAA
- a CDS encoding ABC transporter ATP-binding protein codes for MSHLLVDHIVKSFGPNEVLSDLSFSIEKEEFVTIIGPSGSGKSTIFNLIGGIMTPEKGVIQLEGNNIIGKRGSISFMPQTPSLLPWRTVLQNVLLGAELQGKKDREKAIEMLHKAGLGDYVHARPEELSGGMKQRVAFIRALLSPQSLICLDEPFSALDELTRLEMQKWLLSIWEDYRRTVLFVTHSIEEALFLSDRIIVITAKPTRVAAEFKVPFKRPRDESLFLDDKFLKWKRTVTYSLKNVGSDKDGEANRRTYSFRSI; via the coding sequence GTGAGTCATTTACTGGTTGATCATATTGTAAAAAGTTTTGGACCAAATGAGGTTCTTTCAGATTTATCTTTTTCGATTGAAAAAGAAGAGTTTGTTACCATTATCGGTCCATCCGGAAGTGGAAAAAGTACCATTTTTAACTTAATTGGCGGGATTATGACCCCCGAGAAAGGAGTCATTCAGCTTGAAGGGAATAATATTATTGGGAAACGCGGCTCGATAAGTTTTATGCCTCAAACTCCTTCCCTCCTGCCATGGCGGACTGTTTTGCAAAATGTATTGCTCGGAGCTGAACTGCAAGGAAAAAAGGATCGTGAAAAAGCGATCGAAATGCTTCATAAAGCTGGTCTTGGTGATTATGTACATGCTCGTCCGGAAGAGCTCTCCGGCGGGATGAAGCAGCGCGTCGCGTTTATACGAGCCCTGCTAAGTCCCCAATCACTCATTTGTCTTGATGAGCCTTTTTCGGCGCTTGATGAACTAACAAGATTAGAGATGCAAAAATGGCTTCTTTCGATTTGGGAGGATTATCGTCGGACCGTGCTGTTTGTTACTCATTCGATAGAAGAAGCATTATTTCTATCGGATCGGATCATTGTGATAACTGCAAAGCCAACAAGAGTGGCAGCGGAATTCAAGGTCCCGTTCAAACGGCCGCGGGATGAAAGCTTGTTTTTAGATGATAAATTTTTAAAATGGAAGCGAACTGTTACTTATTCTTTAAAAAACGTAGGAAGTGACAAGGATGGAGAAGCTAATAGACGCACATATTCATTTAGATCAATATGA
- a CDS encoding ABC transporter permease codes for MNYLIRKGWRPIAVLLLLFILWEIIVKITKVPDWLLPAPTMIMNEIISGWTSFYPDLVSTAKIAVEGFLVGTTVGLVVAVSLHLVPWIRDSVYPLLILSQNVPIIVLAPLLVIWFGFGLLPKIIVITLTCFFPITVAALDGFKHVPYSHKHYMLMAGANKFQLFWKLEWPYALPSIFSGLKISATYSVMGAVISEWLGAEKGIGVYMTLASSSFRTDKVFVAILSIMVLSLLFFAVIVAAEKYFIRWQSKGGSVE; via the coding sequence ATGAACTATTTAATTAGAAAAGGATGGAGACCGATTGCGGTTCTCCTTCTTTTGTTCATTTTATGGGAAATCATTGTAAAGATAACGAAAGTACCTGATTGGCTCTTACCGGCACCTACAATGATAATGAATGAGATTATTTCAGGTTGGACGTCGTTTTATCCAGATTTAGTATCAACAGCGAAAATCGCGGTAGAGGGGTTTTTGGTAGGGACCACAGTTGGGTTGGTTGTTGCTGTCTCGCTGCATTTGGTCCCTTGGATCAGAGACTCAGTGTACCCGTTGCTTATATTATCACAAAATGTTCCAATTATTGTCCTCGCTCCCCTGCTCGTTATATGGTTTGGATTTGGATTATTACCTAAAATTATTGTAATCACCCTTACCTGTTTTTTCCCTATCACTGTGGCAGCTTTAGATGGTTTTAAGCATGTTCCATATTCCCATAAACATTATATGCTGATGGCTGGGGCAAACAAGTTTCAGTTGTTTTGGAAGCTTGAATGGCCATATGCACTCCCCTCCATCTTTTCTGGCTTAAAAATTTCAGCAACTTATAGTGTTATGGGGGCTGTAATTTCTGAATGGCTCGGAGCGGAAAAAGGAATTGGCGTTTATATGACCTTAGCATCTTCTTCATTTAGAACAGACAAGGTATTCGTTGCCATTCTATCGATTATGGTACTAAGTCTCTTATTTTTTGCAGTTATAGTTGCAGCCGAAAAGTATTTCATTCGTTGGCAAAGCAAGGGAGGCAGCGTGGAGTGA
- a CDS encoding thiamine-binding protein — protein sequence MANALVSIQIIPKPSDGGDVIPFVDEAIRVIDESGVKYEVHPLETTMEGELSHLFSIIEKMNERMMEIGSKNVISQIKVLYQPTGITLETLTEKYR from the coding sequence ATGGCAAATGCACTAGTCAGTATTCAAATCATCCCGAAGCCGTCTGATGGTGGAGATGTGATTCCTTTTGTGGACGAAGCAATTCGAGTGATCGATGAATCCGGGGTAAAATATGAGGTTCATCCGTTAGAGACGACAATGGAAGGCGAGTTATCCCATTTATTTTCAATCATTGAAAAAATGAACGAACGGATGATGGAAATTGGCAGTAAAAACGTGATTTCTCAAATTAAAGTCCTTTACCAGCCAACAGGTATTACATTGGAAACCCTAACGGAAAAATATCGATGA
- a CDS encoding ABC transporter substrate-binding protein — MKTWISLILAVLLIAGCGTNTKENSQGSEQENKKSLEKVTVVLDWTPNTNHTGLYVAKEKGYFKEEGLDVNIIMPGEAGADQLVASGKSQFGVGYQEGVTQARIQGVPLVSIAAVIQHNTSGFASPADKNIITPKDFAGKTYGGWGSPAEKSVIDSLMKTENADVEKVKIINIGDTDFFTAVKKDIDFAWIYYGWTGVEAELRGEKINMVYLTDYSEKLDYYTPVLTTNEKMIAEKPDTVKAFVKAAAKGYEFTIENPGDAADILLKAAPDLDPELVKKSQEWLAPKYQDDASRWGEQKLEVWENYASWMYENGLLEKELEAKKAFTNEFLPE, encoded by the coding sequence GTGAAGACATGGATTAGTTTGATACTAGCTGTCTTGTTAATTGCAGGCTGTGGTACAAATACTAAGGAAAATTCACAGGGAAGTGAGCAAGAGAATAAAAAAAGCCTAGAAAAAGTTACGGTTGTATTAGATTGGACACCAAACACGAACCATACAGGATTATATGTTGCAAAGGAAAAAGGATATTTTAAAGAAGAAGGCCTTGATGTCAATATTATTATGCCGGGTGAAGCAGGTGCTGACCAATTAGTTGCATCCGGTAAATCACAATTTGGGGTTGGCTATCAAGAGGGGGTAACACAGGCTCGGATTCAAGGTGTCCCGCTAGTATCAATTGCGGCGGTAATTCAGCATAATACATCTGGATTCGCCTCTCCTGCTGATAAAAATATAATTACGCCAAAGGATTTTGCTGGTAAAACATATGGCGGATGGGGATCTCCTGCAGAAAAATCAGTAATAGATTCATTAATGAAAACAGAAAATGCCGATGTTGAGAAGGTGAAAATTATCAATATTGGAGACACGGACTTCTTTACCGCGGTTAAAAAAGATATTGATTTTGCCTGGATTTATTATGGGTGGACCGGAGTTGAAGCAGAGCTGCGCGGTGAGAAAATAAACATGGTATATTTAACAGACTACTCAGAAAAACTAGATTATTACACGCCTGTATTAACAACAAATGAAAAAATGATTGCAGAAAAACCTGACACGGTAAAAGCATTTGTAAAAGCAGCTGCTAAAGGGTATGAATTTACGATCGAAAACCCAGGTGATGCAGCAGATATTTTATTAAAAGCAGCACCAGATTTAGATCCTGAGCTTGTGAAAAAGAGTCAAGAATGGTTAGCGCCTAAATACCAGGATGATGCATCACGATGGGGTGAACAAAAGCTTGAGGTATGGGAGAACTATGCTTCCTGGATGTATGAAAATGGATTACTAGAAAAAGAATTAGAAGCTAAAAAAGCTTTTACGAATGAGTTCTTACCTGAATAG
- a CDS encoding 5'-3' exonuclease yields the protein MEYQKPSLMLVDGMALLFRAFYATAVTGQFMINSKGIPTNGIHGFIKHLFTAVSSFKPSHVAVCWDMGSKTFRSELFEAYKGNRGEAPVELIPQFDLVKDVVAAFDIPNIGLAGYEADDCIGTIAYQAREQAHVSILTGDQDILQLLDESISVILLKKGYGNYLVHTPDTFFEEKGIKPRQMIDLKALMGDPSDNYPGVKGIGEKTALKLLMEFEHVEGIITNLDRLSKSHKAKIEQDLEMLHLSRMLAEIKCDVPVSCDLQEAGLKIEKEKALNKLMELELRGVQRLLPLEASFVS from the coding sequence TTGGAATATCAAAAACCTTCACTTATGTTAGTTGATGGAATGGCTTTATTATTTCGTGCTTTTTATGCTACGGCTGTAACAGGTCAGTTTATGATAAATTCAAAAGGAATTCCGACGAATGGGATTCACGGATTCATTAAACATTTATTTACTGCAGTATCTTCTTTTAAACCATCCCATGTGGCAGTTTGCTGGGATATGGGCAGTAAAACATTTCGCTCTGAATTATTCGAAGCCTATAAAGGGAATCGCGGTGAAGCACCAGTCGAATTAATCCCTCAATTTGATTTAGTTAAAGATGTAGTGGCTGCTTTTGACATCCCTAACATTGGTTTGGCAGGCTATGAAGCAGATGACTGCATTGGAACCATTGCGTATCAAGCTAGAGAACAGGCGCATGTTTCGATTTTAACAGGTGACCAGGATATCCTTCAGCTCCTTGATGAAAGTATTTCGGTTATTTTATTGAAAAAAGGCTATGGGAATTATCTTGTTCATACCCCTGATACCTTCTTTGAAGAAAAAGGCATTAAACCGCGACAGATGATCGATTTAAAGGCACTAATGGGTGACCCTAGTGACAATTATCCTGGAGTAAAGGGAATTGGTGAGAAAACCGCTCTTAAGCTTTTAATGGAATTTGAGCATGTAGAGGGAATTATTACGAACCTTGATCGTCTTTCAAAATCTCATAAAGCGAAAATTGAGCAGGATTTAGAAATGCTACATTTATCACGAATGCTAGCTGAAATTAAGTGTGATGTCCCAGTCAGCTGTGATTTACAAGAAGCTGGGCTTAAGATTGAAAAGGAAAAAGCATTAAATAAATTAATGGAACTAGAACTTCGTGGCGTTCAGCGTCTGCTGCCGCTTGAAGCATCGTTTGTTTCCTGA
- a CDS encoding sulfurtransferase, translating into MNYMIDKEWLLKNLNEPHVRIVDCSFSLADPKKGRQEYDQSHIPGASYFDLEIDLSGEIGEHGGRHPLPNLHEFIEKLEQAGIDESTTVIAYDQGEGAFAARFWWLLQYLGNEKVYVLNGGFKGWNEGDYPATSEVPAFKKAAFKPNINHDLLASMEEVRAVSGGQDSHTILIDSREERRYLGLEEPIDKKAGRIPGAINKPWFEGLNAGFYKPAEVQKQRFSEINPENEIIVYCGSGVTAAPNYLALKAAGFQKVKLYLGSFSDWISYQENEIE; encoded by the coding sequence ATGAATTATATGATCGACAAAGAGTGGCTGCTTAAAAATTTAAATGAACCTCATGTCCGTATTGTGGATTGCTCTTTTTCGTTAGCAGACCCTAAAAAAGGCAGACAGGAATATGATCAAAGCCATATTCCTGGTGCCAGCTATTTTGATCTTGAGATAGATTTATCGGGTGAAATTGGTGAACATGGCGGGCGACACCCATTACCAAATTTACATGAGTTTATCGAAAAACTTGAACAAGCTGGTATTGATGAAAGTACAACGGTAATTGCCTATGATCAAGGGGAAGGTGCTTTTGCTGCAAGATTTTGGTGGCTTTTGCAATACCTTGGAAATGAAAAAGTGTATGTATTGAATGGAGGCTTTAAAGGCTGGAATGAAGGGGATTACCCGGCTACATCAGAGGTGCCCGCTTTTAAAAAAGCTGCATTTAAGCCAAATATTAATCATGACCTGCTCGCAAGTATGGAGGAAGTTAGGGCAGTGTCGGGTGGACAAGATTCCCACACAATTCTAATTGATTCTAGGGAAGAAAGACGATATTTAGGATTAGAGGAACCAATAGATAAAAAAGCTGGGCGGATTCCTGGGGCAATTAATAAACCATGGTTTGAAGGACTCAATGCTGGCTTTTATAAGCCTGCAGAGGTACAAAAACAACGTTTCTCAGAGATTAATCCTGAAAACGAAATTATTGTTTATTGTGGTTCAGGTGTTACAGCGGCACCAAATTATCTGGCATTAAAAGCAGCAGGGTTTCAAAAGGTAAAACTTTACTTGGGAAGTTTTAGCGATTGGATTTCCTATCAAGAAAACGAGATAGAGTAA